The Lolium rigidum isolate FL_2022 chromosome 1, APGP_CSIRO_Lrig_0.1, whole genome shotgun sequence region cgaggagctcgccactcGTCACCATGCCGATCTCGCTGGCGCGAGGGTGGACGTGCGGCGGGTTGATGCCGCCCGGCGCGAAGTCGACGCGGTTCATGGAGATGCCCTGCGTGTTGGTGCCGGGGAACCCCCGCACGTCCAGCCGTGTCACGGCGGAGCCGTTCGGGGTGGACGTGTTACCGGCCGTGGCGAGCCTGGACGAGAAGAGGAAGTCGTCGCCGGCCTCCGACGTGGGCAGGCACGGGTACCCGTTCACCGAGATCTCGCTGTCGAGGTCGGCCACGCAGAAGTCCTGGAGAGGGTCTGGGTCGGCGGCGAGGATGCATGGAGCGAGGAACATCATGGTGAAGAGGCCAGCCGTTAGGGTTTTGGAGCGCGCCATTGGGGAGCTCCTCACTATATCTCCAACAATCTTAGCGAATGTATACGGTAGTTGTAGCTGTTGTGGAATGCGTAAGTTTGTGAGCAACAGAGCCCTTTATATAATTCGCATGCAGGTGCTTTCTTGTCTGAACACGCGTCAAAGGGTGAATTATTACACATTGTGAAATAGATGGAGCGCAGAGTGAGTTACCTGAACGTATATCATTCGCATCGAGATGACGATCAAGATGTCACCTTGTGATAGAGATGGAGTTCAGATTGAGTTACCTGAACGTATGTCATTGGCGGCGAGACGACGAGAGATGTCATAGTGATAGAAATGGAGCTCAGAGTGAGTTACCTGAACGCTCGTCATCTTAGAGATGTCACATTGTGATAGAAATGGAGCTGGGCTTAAAGGTCCGCAGTCATGGCCAAACCGTCTGCTAACGAACGGGCCGGACGGGACCTACAAAGAGACGCGAAGTTTATTTCAAGTTTTCAACTAGCAAAGCACGCGCAGCGGCACCTCGTGAGTGTTGTGTGCACTTTTGGGTAGAAGTTATAAAGATCTGTGTTTTGGAACGAAACTGATATAGATCACTGAATAATAGAGGTTATTATATCTCAATCATGGTGTAATGTTGCTCGACTATGGACCTTCAGAtatttttctctttttgcctggagttcgcatgatcgggtggtattcggtcgcgcgtacCCATATTTTTATTTCCGTTTGGTTTCGGAGAGAGCGGTGTGAAGCTTTGTTATGTGTTGATATCAAATAACATTTTGGCCCATGATGAAGTGAGAAGAATCATGAATGCCGGATTGGAGGATTAGCTAAGAGAGGATCAAGTCTCCATGATGTTGAGGAACTTGATTGGTATTCCGggcttcgcagcagtggtatgaaaggcGGGATGGCAGCACAGGTGAGTTCAGAGTTctaccttttagggtgaaaacccaaggtctggcctaactggttgtgcctgacaatgaccttgttggatgcattgttttgagagcggggactatcttcagggtgaaatctaagatctttgatcgggcgacgacggcgctggtgcactgttcccttcttggaggtgtcgcttttggagagcatgtatttcaggtgttgtcttggtggtggatgtattgctgttgctaggcctgtgatactgtagcgagacttttgtttcactagtggaaaatgggccttttgcaccggttggtaagggctatatgcaccggatgcccaaccggtgcaaacaatctggtgcaaaagcccccccttttgcaccggttcgattactgaaccggtgctaaagggtgcaccacgtggcggctgccgggcgtccgagcgggaggacctttagcaccggttcctgccgcggcagaaaaacgccccaaaacgctgccgcggtagaaccccgctaccccatttttttcgaattattttctactccctcttttttttttctattttttcagaatttctaatattttagctatttcacaagtttagtctctaactacccttatctctagtccaattacttactcgagctcaaacttcccgctcggtcacccatcctcccactactctagcactagcacgcttaacttccaagttcctttccatcctgcatccaagtgcttcgtgcgcatgtatgtgatagtagtatcatatcaatcctattaacatgtcggtcgatatcatatttctttatttttcgaatttcaaattattttaataaaccaaagtaatgatgtaataataattttgaataaataaataaacattaactttataatttgtattatttttaattattttcaattttttaatttttttttgccaaacctaaaacctaaaagttttaaaatcttataatttgctaaaagtaatagcaatctttatgcaggatgcaattattaattttaatataaaaaaatatataaaatcctaaatttctggaaaaaagttaaaatcttcctgctttcatattttcatttggaattttcagaatctaaaaattagctaaccgggtaaacccgggtgaattcggatgtaactttttcccacgatgattttgatatattatacgtttttttttcaacgtcgtatgcaaaagttaatgcggttttaccatttttcaaacattttttgcaataaatgtgaaaattcaaatttgttaattttccctaatagtaggttgcataacatacatgaatctcaaaagattttattttttgaaatttctatcattttcttttctattttacagtgttaaaaaaggcgatccggggggggggtggaggtgcgtggggagcagaacacgaaccggtgcaaaagggtagaccttttgcaccggttcgtaacacgaaccggtgcaaaagagttcGCGGCTGACGcaaacccttttgcaccggttcgtgttacgaaccggtgcaaaaggtcccg contains the following coding sequences:
- the LOC124659748 gene encoding oxalate oxidase GF-2.8-like translates to MARSKTLTAGLFTMMFLAPCILAADPDPLQDFCVADLDSEISVNGYPCLPTSEAGDDFLFSSRLATAGNTSTPNGSAVTRLDVRGFPGTNTQGISMNRVDFAPGGINPPHVHPRASEIGMVTSGELLVGIIGSFESGEMLYSKVVRAGGTFLIPRGLMHFQYNVGAEEASMFVSFNSQNPGIVFVPVSLVGSNPPIPTPVLTRALRVNASVVELLKSNFASGSYFIPRTVE